The Streptomyces sp. NBC_01775 genome includes a region encoding these proteins:
- a CDS encoding glycosyltransferase family 2 protein has protein sequence MVKLSVIVPFYNVQSYAPETLRSLRANAREDFEFILVDDASSDETPEILERAEREFQGAARVIRVRHARNGGLATARNTGLDRASGEFVTFLDGDDWLAPGYYEELVACIERLGCEFVRTDHVQCTARARTLARVPHGRRGIVTDPRDAILPVGRTTSVDYAYAWAGIYHRRLLDDGLLHFRHGLRTAEDRPWIWQLHREARSFAAVGLLGVFYRRGVASSLTQIGDVRQLDFIRAFDQVIEETSRDKDAEVLLPKAVRTYCAIISHHLTSGRFEPQVARKLRSMSSAALKRLPSGLLSEALDSMDAERASRLRRLRRRPFQDSETPSDGGEGTPGTENDTDGPDTGTGPGSPDTGGPDTDTGPDTDTATDTGTDSDRGAAAAAGSDRPGTGVRV, from the coding sequence GTGGTCAAGCTCTCCGTCATCGTGCCGTTTTACAACGTGCAGTCCTATGCCCCGGAAACGCTACGGAGTCTCCGTGCGAACGCGCGAGAGGATTTCGAATTCATTCTGGTAGACGACGCCTCCTCCGACGAGACGCCGGAGATTCTGGAGCGTGCCGAACGCGAATTTCAGGGTGCCGCGCGGGTGATCCGTGTGCGGCACGCGCGCAACGGCGGTCTCGCCACGGCGCGGAACACCGGCCTGGACCGGGCGAGCGGTGAATTCGTCACCTTCCTGGACGGTGACGACTGGCTGGCGCCCGGCTACTACGAGGAGCTGGTCGCCTGTATCGAGCGGCTGGGCTGCGAGTTCGTCCGCACCGACCATGTGCAGTGCACGGCTCGCGCCCGCACCCTCGCGCGGGTGCCGCACGGCAGGCGGGGCATCGTGACCGATCCCCGGGACGCGATCTTGCCGGTGGGGCGGACCACGTCCGTGGACTACGCGTACGCGTGGGCGGGGATCTACCACCGCAGGCTGCTGGACGACGGGCTGCTGCACTTCCGGCACGGGCTGCGCACGGCCGAGGACAGGCCCTGGATCTGGCAGCTGCACCGGGAGGCGCGCTCGTTCGCGGCCGTGGGGCTGCTGGGCGTCTTCTACCGGCGCGGGGTGGCCTCGTCGCTGACGCAGATCGGGGATGTGCGGCAGCTCGACTTCATCCGCGCCTTCGACCAGGTGATCGAGGAGACCTCGCGCGACAAGGACGCCGAGGTGCTGTTGCCGAAGGCGGTGCGCACGTACTGCGCGATCATCTCGCACCATCTCACCAGCGGCAGGTTCGAGCCACAGGTGGCGCGGAAGCTGCGGTCGATGAGCTCGGCGGCACTCAAGCGGCTGCCCTCCGGTCTGCTGTCGGAGGCGCTGGACTCCATGGACGCCGAGCGCGCCTCGCGGCTGCGGCGGCTGCGCAGGCGGCCCTTCCAGGACAGCGAGACCCCGTCCGACGGGGGCGAGGGCACGCCCGGCACGGAGAACGACACGGACGGCCCCGACACCGGCACCGGCCCCGGCAGCCCCGACACCGGCGGCCCGGACACGGACACAGGACCAGACACGGACACAGCCACGGACACGGGCACGGACAGTGACCGCGGCGCAGCCGCCGCAGCGGGCAGTGACCGTCCGGGCACGGGGGTGCGGGTCTGA
- a CDS encoding polysialyltransferase family glycosyltransferase → MRTQIFFASTLYGAATLAAALDADRFAPADRRLLLVSNNSANPETAPPLDAMPGFERLRDRFDRVLSWNEAIRPFHPGGWSPRTDDAPLWERYLRMLWGLGDEPGHTGYTGNDVELVLESIQVEPALAVARLFPDAPIDVYADGLMSYGPTRNKLDPLVGSRVRRLLHLELIPGLTPLLLSEFGVPAEVVPADAFTAVLAELGQDVPPSVTAAPRGGALLLGQYLSALDILTAEEEEQLHLRMLRGAAERGHRKVVFKPHPVAPARYSRALEKEAGELGVELTVLGSPVLAEVLYERMRPALVVGCFSTALLTASAFYGLPVARTGTGQLLERVTPYQNSNRIPVTLVDAVLPDLDDEAAAFEPRGGTELTGLVRAVGFCMQPQVYPELRSEAERYLSTQLDATTWRYFKRRRLTSLALPGAVPRQFAFVPRNRAVRKVARRARALKRAAMG, encoded by the coding sequence ATGCGTACGCAGATCTTCTTCGCCTCCACCCTCTACGGTGCCGCCACGCTGGCCGCGGCGCTGGACGCGGACCGGTTCGCCCCGGCGGACCGGCGCCTGCTGCTGGTCAGCAACAACTCCGCCAACCCGGAGACGGCGCCCCCGCTGGACGCCATGCCGGGCTTCGAGCGGCTGCGGGACCGCTTCGACCGGGTGCTGTCCTGGAACGAGGCGATCCGCCCGTTCCATCCGGGCGGCTGGTCCCCGCGCACGGACGACGCGCCGCTGTGGGAGCGGTATCTGCGGATGCTGTGGGGCCTGGGCGACGAGCCCGGGCACACCGGGTACACCGGCAACGACGTCGAACTCGTGCTGGAGTCGATCCAGGTGGAGCCGGCGCTGGCGGTGGCCCGGCTGTTCCCCGACGCGCCGATCGACGTGTACGCCGACGGCCTGATGAGCTACGGCCCCACCCGCAACAAACTGGATCCGCTGGTGGGTTCGCGGGTGCGGCGCCTGCTGCACCTGGAGCTGATCCCGGGGCTGACCCCGCTGCTGCTGTCGGAGTTCGGCGTCCCGGCCGAGGTGGTGCCCGCGGATGCCTTCACCGCCGTGCTGGCCGAACTCGGGCAGGACGTCCCGCCGTCCGTGACGGCCGCACCCCGAGGCGGTGCCCTGCTGCTGGGGCAGTATCTGTCCGCGCTGGACATCCTGACCGCCGAGGAGGAGGAACAGCTCCACCTGCGCATGCTGCGCGGGGCCGCCGAGCGCGGCCACCGGAAGGTGGTCTTCAAGCCGCACCCGGTGGCCCCGGCCCGCTACTCACGCGCCCTGGAGAAGGAGGCGGGCGAGCTGGGCGTCGAGCTGACGGTGCTGGGCTCGCCGGTGCTGGCCGAGGTGCTGTACGAGCGGATGCGGCCCGCGCTGGTGGTGGGCTGCTTCTCGACGGCGCTGCTGACCGCGTCCGCCTTCTACGGCCTGCCGGTGGCGCGTACGGGCACCGGACAGCTGCTGGAGCGGGTGACGCCATATCAGAACAGCAACCGGATCCCGGTGACGCTGGTGGACGCCGTCCTGCCGGACCTCGACGACGAGGCCGCTGCCTTCGAGCCGCGCGGCGGTACGGAGCTGACGGGCCTGGTGCGCGCCGTGGGCTTCTGCATGCAGCCCCAGGTGTATCCGGAGCTGCGGTCCGAGGCCGAGCGCTACCTGAGCACCCAGCTGGACGCGACGACCTGGCGCTATTTCAAGCGCCGGCGGCTGACGTCGCTGGCCCTGCCGGGTGCGGTCCCGCGCCAGTTCGCCTTCGTGCCGCGCAACAGGGCGGTGCGCAAGGTCGCCCGCCGCGCCCGCGCCCTGAAGCGCGCGGCCATGGGCTGA
- a CDS encoding amidase translates to MSTETGSAEEPRATGSGTGAATGASGALDGAGAQTAAGAQAAAGASAGGGGGAGAPLPGLARAAESLAAGQVSARELTERALERIGATQRTLNAFRRVRTEAALAEADAADEALRAGERRPLLGVPLAVKDDTDVAGEATAFGCAGDFVPKTADAEVVRRLRAAGAVIVGKTNSPELGQWPFTEGRAFGDTRNPWNPAHTPGGSSGGAAAAVAAGLVPAALGSDGAGSVRIPAAWTHLIGIKPQRGRVSTWPDPEAFNGITVFGPLARTVEDAALLLDAASGNRDGDLHRPPPVQVRAAVGRDPGRLRIALSTRWAFTATPKDLDPRAEAAVRAMAERFAALGHEVEEADPRYGPIGLTFVPRATAGIRTWTLRMPDESLLDPRTRSAARTGRLLGGPVLRAARAAEGPLRRHVGRIFRRYDVVLTPTTATPAPRVGALAGLSGWQTDRTMIAHCPYAWPWNVLGWPGLNIPAGLTADSLPLGAQLLGPACSEPLLVSLAAQLEADQRWWERWPGTYGPLGE, encoded by the coding sequence ATGTCGACCGAGACCGGATCCGCAGAAGAACCGCGCGCCACGGGCAGTGGAACCGGCGCGGCCACCGGCGCGAGCGGGGCCCTCGACGGTGCGGGCGCACAGACCGCCGCGGGTGCGCAGGCCGCCGCGGGAGCGAGTGCGGGTGGGGGTGGGGGCGCGGGGGCGCCGCTGCCGGGCCTCGCCCGCGCAGCCGAGTCGCTGGCGGCGGGCCAGGTCAGCGCGCGGGAGCTGACCGAGCGCGCCCTGGAGCGCATCGGCGCCACCCAGCGCACGCTCAACGCCTTCCGCCGGGTGCGGACCGAGGCCGCGCTCGCCGAGGCCGACGCCGCCGACGAGGCGCTCCGCGCGGGCGAGCGGCGCCCGCTGCTGGGGGTGCCGCTCGCGGTCAAGGACGACACGGACGTGGCGGGCGAGGCGACCGCCTTCGGCTGTGCGGGCGACTTCGTGCCCAAGACCGCGGACGCCGAGGTCGTCCGCAGGCTGCGGGCCGCCGGAGCGGTCATCGTCGGCAAGACCAACAGCCCCGAGCTGGGCCAGTGGCCGTTCACCGAGGGCCGGGCCTTCGGTGACACCCGCAACCCCTGGAACCCGGCACACACCCCCGGCGGCTCCTCGGGCGGCGCCGCAGCCGCCGTCGCCGCCGGACTCGTCCCCGCCGCGCTGGGCTCGGACGGCGCGGGATCGGTCCGTATCCCCGCCGCCTGGACCCATCTGATCGGCATCAAGCCGCAGCGGGGCCGCGTCTCCACCTGGCCGGATCCCGAGGCGTTCAACGGCATCACCGTCTTCGGTCCGCTCGCGCGCACCGTCGAGGACGCCGCGCTGCTGCTGGACGCCGCCTCCGGCAACCGCGACGGCGACCTGCACCGGCCGCCGCCGGTCCAGGTGCGCGCGGCCGTCGGCCGGGACCCGGGGCGGCTGCGGATCGCCCTGTCGACCCGCTGGGCGTTCACCGCCACGCCCAAGGACCTGGACCCGAGGGCCGAGGCGGCGGTGCGCGCGATGGCCGAACGGTTCGCCGCGCTCGGCCACGAGGTGGAGGAGGCCGACCCGCGCTACGGCCCGATCGGGCTGACGTTCGTACCGCGCGCCACGGCCGGCATCCGCACCTGGACGCTGCGCATGCCCGACGAGAGCCTGCTGGACCCGCGCACCCGGTCGGCCGCCCGCACCGGGCGGCTGCTGGGCGGGCCCGTACTGCGTGCCGCGCGCGCCGCCGAGGGCCCGCTGCGGCGGCATGTGGGCCGTATCTTCCGCCGCTACGACGTCGTCCTCACGCCCACCACCGCCACCCCGGCGCCCCGCGTCGGCGCGCTGGCGGGGCTCTCCGGCTGGCAGACCGACCGCACGATGATCGCCCACTGCCCCTACGCCTGGCCCTGGAACGTGCTGGGCTGGCCCGGCCTCAACATCCCCGCCGGGCTCACCGCCGACTCCCTCCCCCTGGGCGCCCAACTGCTGGGCCCCGCGTGCAGCGAGCCCCTGCTGGTCTCCCTCGCAGCCCAGCTGGAGGCGGACCAGCGCTGGTGGGAGCGGTGGCCCGGCACCTACGGCCCCCTGGGGGAGTAG
- a CDS encoding L,D-transpeptidase family protein: protein MGMLGTQSRGTATRRGVAAAAAVLLSAGTVAGCQAQPGTGADGKSVRISKIPQQAPTGPPRSSSASPPARTSAPPPSSYTPPRPTSPSPVAQTVRMAPGSRGEHVRELQARLRQLGHFGRNPTGYYGSVTAASVSAFQAQRGLARTGKVTDPLLSALRSRTHNPSRTELYPPTSRPVGRPDPRCLTGRTLCVSKKSRTLSWMVDGQVRAAMDVRFGSAYTPTREGTFKVDFKSRHHRSTIYDSPMPYAMFFSRGQAVHYSSDFAARGYAGASHGCVNVRDKKKLAKVFAQVRPGDKVVVYK, encoded by the coding sequence ATGGGGATGCTGGGGACACAGTCGCGGGGAACGGCGACGCGCCGGGGAGTGGCGGCGGCAGCCGCCGTGCTGCTGAGCGCGGGCACCGTCGCGGGCTGCCAGGCGCAGCCGGGTACGGGCGCCGACGGCAAATCCGTACGGATATCGAAGATTCCGCAGCAGGCCCCCACGGGCCCGCCGCGGTCCTCCTCCGCCTCGCCCCCGGCGCGTACGAGCGCGCCACCGCCGTCGTCGTACACCCCGCCGCGCCCCACGTCACCGAGCCCGGTGGCGCAGACCGTGCGCATGGCGCCGGGCTCCCGGGGCGAGCACGTACGGGAACTCCAGGCGCGGCTACGCCAGTTGGGTCACTTCGGCCGGAACCCCACGGGCTACTACGGCTCGGTGACCGCCGCCTCCGTCTCCGCGTTCCAGGCGCAGCGGGGCCTGGCGCGGACCGGCAAGGTCACCGATCCCCTGCTGAGCGCGCTGCGCTCCCGTACGCACAACCCCTCGCGCACGGAGCTGTATCCGCCGACCTCCCGCCCGGTGGGCAGGCCGGATCCGCGCTGTCTGACGGGGCGCACGCTGTGCGTCAGCAAGAAGAGCAGGACGCTGTCGTGGATGGTGGACGGGCAGGTGCGCGCCGCGATGGACGTGCGGTTCGGATCGGCCTACACGCCGACCCGGGAGGGCACCTTCAAGGTGGACTTCAAGAGCCGCCACCATCGCTCGACCATCTACGACTCCCCGATGCCGTACGCGATGTTCTTCAGCCGGGGCCAGGCGGTCCACTACTCCTCGGACTTCGCGGCCCGGGGCTACGCGGGGGCCTCGCACGGGTGCGTGAACGTGCGGGACAAGAAGAAGCTCGCCAAGGTCTTCGCACAGGTGCGGCCCGGCGACAAGGTCGTCGTCTACAAGTAG
- a CDS encoding beta-N-acetylhexosaminidase — MTRDRAADGSHGWTRVRPRGTAAATALALSGLLALTGCGDSGAGRDGARPSGSSSSSKSGSGFQPPPPKGPDRVGPAPSAVPAVREWKAVRGPGWKPTRYTRVVTDTGSLSDEAELLAGELKVDTAKGPARTGDIELKRGGKGGAECYSLTSRAGKVTITGAGDAGVFYGTRTLMQTYRAQHRFAEGTVHDKPDRAQRGFSLDIARKHFTAEWIEARIREMGDLKLNQLQLHLSDDQAVRVESDTHPEVVSSPRLSKAQVRSIVKLAASRHITVIPEVDSPGHLGAVIEAHPDLQLRSASGSTARGAIDISNPRAAKIVDDLLGEYADLFPGTYLHLGGDEYQALMTKDPEATYPGLAKAARERYGKDAGVQDLATAWLNDRAKTVRKHGKTPQLWNDGMHRDGVVEPSRHRQVNYWTGKEMGARQPEEYLKEGWKVVNLNDEYLYYVLGQPNDFRYPTGRRIYEQWTPAVVRGTKPVPSRYAGPQRILGGRFAVWGDISNAQTQEQVAQGIRLPLAATAQKLWDPRKPKESWSGFMALMNRVD, encoded by the coding sequence GTGACACGGGACCGGGCGGCGGACGGTTCACATGGCTGGACACGAGTCCGGCCCCGGGGCACCGCAGCGGCGACAGCCCTCGCGCTGAGCGGCCTGCTCGCCCTGACCGGCTGCGGCGACAGCGGGGCCGGCAGAGACGGGGCCCGGCCCTCCGGCTCCTCGTCCTCCTCGAAGTCCGGCAGCGGCTTCCAGCCGCCGCCCCCCAAGGGCCCGGACAGGGTGGGCCCCGCCCCCTCCGCCGTCCCCGCCGTACGCGAGTGGAAAGCCGTACGCGGCCCCGGCTGGAAGCCCACCCGCTACACCCGCGTGGTCACCGACACCGGCTCCCTCTCCGACGAGGCCGAGCTGCTCGCGGGCGAGCTGAAGGTCGACACGGCCAAGGGCCCGGCCCGCACCGGCGACATCGAACTCAAGCGCGGCGGCAAGGGCGGGGCCGAGTGCTACTCCCTGACCAGCCGCGCCGGGAAGGTCACCATCACGGGCGCGGGCGACGCCGGGGTCTTCTACGGCACCCGCACCCTCATGCAGACCTACCGCGCCCAGCACCGCTTCGCCGAGGGCACCGTCCACGACAAGCCGGACCGCGCCCAGCGCGGCTTCTCGCTCGACATCGCCCGCAAGCACTTCACCGCCGAGTGGATCGAGGCCCGCATCCGCGAGATGGGGGACCTCAAGCTCAACCAGCTCCAGCTCCACCTCTCCGACGACCAGGCGGTCCGCGTCGAGAGCGACACCCACCCCGAAGTCGTCTCCAGCCCCCGGCTGTCCAAGGCGCAGGTGCGGAGCATCGTCAAGCTGGCGGCCTCCCGGCACATCACCGTCATCCCCGAGGTCGACTCGCCGGGCCACCTCGGCGCGGTCATCGAGGCACACCCCGATCTCCAGCTGCGCAGCGCCTCCGGCAGCACGGCGCGGGGCGCCATCGACATCAGCAACCCGCGCGCGGCGAAGATCGTCGACGATCTGCTGGGGGAGTACGCGGACCTCTTCCCCGGCACATACCTGCACCTGGGCGGCGACGAGTACCAGGCGCTGATGACCAAGGACCCCGAGGCCACCTACCCGGGCCTGGCCAAGGCGGCCCGCGAGCGCTACGGCAAGGACGCCGGCGTCCAGGACCTGGCCACCGCCTGGCTGAACGACCGCGCCAAGACCGTGCGCAAGCACGGCAAGACCCCGCAGCTGTGGAACGACGGCATGCACCGCGACGGCGTCGTCGAACCCTCCCGGCACCGCCAGGTGAACTACTGGACGGGCAAGGAGATGGGCGCCCGCCAGCCCGAGGAATACCTGAAGGAGGGCTGGAAGGTCGTCAACCTCAACGACGAGTACCTGTACTACGTCCTGGGCCAGCCGAACGACTTCAGGTACCCGACGGGCCGGCGGATCTACGAGCAGTGGACCCCGGCCGTCGTACGCGGCACCAAGCCCGTGCCGTCCCGCTACGCCGGGCCCCAGCGCATTCTCGGCGGCCGGTTCGCGGTGTGGGGCGACATCTCGAACGCCCAGACGCAGGAACAGGTGGCCCAGGGGATCCGCCTCCCCCTCGCGGCGACGGCCCAGAAACTGTGGGACCCGCGAAAGCCGAAGGAATCCTGGAGCGGCTTCATGGCTCTCATGAACCGGGTGGACTGA
- a CDS encoding 2-oxo-4-hydroxy-4-carboxy-5-ureidoimidazoline decarboxylase: MRQSGQVTSPAVTPLDGLNGSAVHAAESLLLTCCGSHRWARRLAAHRPYPDVEALLAAADEASYDLTAVDLHEALAGETAPHPLGEPQLGTLAAHTALRAAQAAYEQKFGHAFVVCLDGCAPQDRLDHTLAGIRERLGREREEEWVVTADELRRLARGRLARLATSGSI; the protein is encoded by the coding sequence ATGCGGCAGAGCGGACAGGTGACCTCCCCGGCCGTCACGCCCCTGGACGGGCTCAACGGGTCGGCCGTCCACGCGGCCGAATCCCTCCTCCTCACCTGCTGCGGGAGCCACCGCTGGGCCCGGCGCCTCGCGGCGCACCGGCCCTACCCCGACGTGGAGGCGCTGCTCGCGGCGGCGGACGAGGCCAGCTACGACCTGACCGCCGTGGACCTGCACGAAGCGCTCGCCGGGGAGACCGCGCCGCATCCGCTGGGCGAGCCGCAGCTCGGGACCCTCGCGGCGCACACCGCGCTGCGGGCCGCTCAGGCTGCCTACGAACAGAAGTTCGGGCACGCGTTCGTCGTCTGTCTCGACGGGTGCGCGCCACAGGACCGGCTGGATCACACTCTCGCGGGGATCCGTGAGCGGCTCGGGCGCGAGCGGGAGGAGGAGTGGGTCGTCACGGCCGACGAGCTTCGCCGCTTGGCGCGGGGCCGACTCGCCCGGCTGGCGACCTCCGGCTCGATTTAA
- the sdhC gene encoding succinate dehydrogenase, cytochrome b556 subunit — MPAGTLYRGREGMWSWVAHRVTGVLIFFFLFVHVLDTALVRVSPEAYDDTVAIYKTPLVNLMEYGLVAAILFHALNGLRVIAVDFWSKGARYQKQMLWTVLGVWFVLMAGAFYPVLQHTLRTLFGS; from the coding sequence GTGCCGGCTGGAACGCTGTACCGCGGCCGGGAAGGAATGTGGTCCTGGGTGGCTCATCGAGTCACCGGCGTCCTCATCTTCTTCTTCCTGTTCGTGCACGTCCTCGACACCGCTCTCGTGCGTGTCTCACCCGAGGCGTACGACGACACTGTCGCCATCTACAAGACTCCGCTCGTCAACCTGATGGAGTACGGCCTCGTGGCCGCCATCCTCTTCCACGCGCTGAACGGCCTGCGGGTCATCGCCGTGGACTTCTGGTCGAAGGGCGCGAGGTACCAGAAGCAGATGCTGTGGACCGTGCTGGGCGTGTGGTTCGTCCTCATGGCCGGTGCCTTCTATCCGGTGTTGCAGCACACCCTGCGCACGCTGTTCGGGAGCTGA
- a CDS encoding succinate dehydrogenase hydrophobic membrane anchor subunit, translating to MSTTETTKTAGAGDQEPSGPQDDVALFDVDHPAPVIEPPRARTAKTPKASRGNFEMQAWLFMRLSGIVLVVLVLGHLLIQLVLDGGVSKIGFAFVAGRWASPFWQVWDLLMLWLAMLHGANGLRTVINDYAERDNTRFWLKMLLYTATVFTVLLGTLVIFTFDPNIR from the coding sequence ATGTCGACGACCGAGACGACCAAGACCGCCGGCGCCGGGGACCAGGAGCCGTCCGGCCCCCAGGACGATGTCGCGCTGTTCGACGTGGACCACCCCGCACCCGTGATCGAGCCGCCGCGCGCGCGGACCGCGAAGACGCCGAAGGCGAGCCGCGGCAACTTCGAGATGCAGGCCTGGCTGTTCATGCGGCTGTCCGGCATCGTGCTCGTGGTGCTCGTGCTGGGCCACCTGCTGATCCAGCTCGTGCTGGACGGCGGCGTCAGCAAGATCGGCTTCGCGTTCGTGGCCGGCCGCTGGGCCTCGCCGTTCTGGCAGGTGTGGGACCTGCTGATGCTGTGGCTGGCGATGCTGCACGGCGCCAACGGCCTGCGCACCGTCATCAACGACTACGCGGAGCGGGACAACACCCGCTTCTGGCTGAAGATGCTGCTCTACACGGCGACCGTCTTCACCGTCCTGCTGGGCACGCTGGTGATCTTCACCTTCGACCCGAACATCCGCTGA
- the sdhA gene encoding succinate dehydrogenase flavoprotein subunit has protein sequence MQIHKYDTVIVGAGGAGMRAAIESTKRSRTAVLTKLYPTRSHTGAAQGGMAAALANVEEDNWEWHTFDTIKGGDYLVDQDAAEILAKEAIDSVLDLEKMGLPFNRTPQGKIDQRRFGGHSRNHGEAPVRRSCYAADRTGHMILQTLYQNCVKEGVEFYNEFYVLDLLLNEEEGVKKTAGVVAYELATGEIHVFRAKAVVFASGGNGKFFKVTSNAHTLTGDGQAAAFRRGLPLEDMEFFQFHPTGIWKMGILLTEGARGEGGILRNKDGERFMEKYAPVMKDLASRDVVSRAIYTEIREGRGCGADKDHVYLDLTHLPPEQLDAKLPDITEFARTYLGIEPYTDPVPIQPTAHYAMGGMPTNVQGEVLFDNSTPVPGLYAAGEVACVSVHGANRLGTNSLLDINVFGRRAGIAAAEYSATAGHVELPEDPARFVQDEIENLRDATGNERVVDIRKALQECMDKNVMVFRTEQTLKEAVEEIGALRKRFRNISVQDKGKRFNTDLLEALELGNLLDLAEVTAVSALARKESRGGHYREDFPSRDDVNFMRHTMAYREVGDDGTESIRLDYKPVVTTRYQPMERKY, from the coding sequence ATGCAGATCCACAAGTACGACACCGTCATCGTCGGTGCGGGCGGCGCCGGCATGCGCGCGGCCATCGAGTCCACCAAGCGCAGCCGCACCGCCGTGCTGACGAAGCTGTACCCCACGCGCTCCCACACCGGCGCCGCGCAGGGCGGCATGGCCGCGGCCCTCGCGAACGTCGAGGAGGACAACTGGGAGTGGCACACCTTCGACACGATCAAGGGCGGCGACTACCTGGTCGACCAGGACGCCGCCGAGATCCTGGCGAAGGAGGCCATCGACTCCGTCCTCGACCTGGAGAAGATGGGCCTGCCCTTCAACCGCACCCCGCAGGGCAAGATCGACCAGCGGCGGTTCGGCGGGCACTCGCGCAACCACGGCGAGGCCCCGGTGCGCCGCTCCTGCTACGCGGCGGACCGCACGGGCCACATGATCCTCCAGACGCTGTACCAGAACTGCGTCAAGGAGGGCGTGGAGTTCTACAACGAGTTCTACGTCCTCGACCTGCTCCTCAACGAGGAGGAGGGCGTCAAGAAGACCGCCGGTGTCGTCGCCTACGAGCTGGCGACCGGCGAGATCCACGTCTTCCGGGCCAAGGCCGTCGTCTTCGCCTCGGGCGGCAACGGCAAGTTCTTCAAGGTGACCTCCAACGCGCACACCCTGACCGGTGACGGCCAGGCCGCCGCGTTCCGGCGCGGGCTGCCGCTGGAGGACATGGAGTTCTTCCAGTTCCACCCGACCGGCATCTGGAAGATGGGCATCCTGCTCACGGAGGGCGCCCGCGGCGAGGGCGGCATCCTGCGCAACAAGGACGGCGAGCGCTTCATGGAGAAGTACGCGCCCGTCATGAAGGACCTCGCGAGCCGTGACGTCGTCTCCCGCGCGATCTACACCGAGATCCGCGAGGGCCGCGGCTGCGGCGCCGACAAGGACCACGTCTACCTGGACCTGACGCACCTGCCGCCGGAGCAGCTGGACGCGAAGCTGCCGGACATCACCGAGTTCGCACGGACGTACCTGGGCATCGAGCCGTACACCGACCCGGTGCCGATCCAGCCGACCGCGCACTACGCCATGGGCGGCATGCCCACCAACGTGCAGGGCGAGGTGCTCTTCGACAACAGCACCCCCGTCCCGGGCCTGTACGCGGCCGGCGAGGTCGCCTGCGTGTCCGTGCACGGCGCGAACCGGCTGGGCACCAACTCGCTGCTGGACATCAACGTCTTCGGCCGCCGCGCGGGCATCGCCGCCGCGGAGTACAGCGCGACGGCCGGCCACGTCGAGCTGCCCGAGGACCCGGCGCGGTTCGTCCAGGACGAGATCGAGAACCTGCGGGACGCCACCGGCAACGAGCGCGTGGTCGACATCCGCAAGGCGCTCCAGGAGTGCATGGACAAGAACGTCATGGTCTTCCGCACGGAGCAGACGCTGAAGGAGGCCGTCGAGGAGATCGGCGCCCTGCGCAAGCGGTTCCGCAACATCAGCGTCCAGGACAAGGGCAAGCGGTTCAACACCGACCTGCTGGAGGCCCTGGAGCTGGGCAACCTGCTCGACCTGGCCGAGGTCACCGCCGTGTCCGCGCTCGCCCGCAAGGAGTCGCGCGGCGGCCACTACCGCGAGGACTTCCCCAGCCGCGACGACGTCAACTTCATGCGCCACACCATGGCCTACCGCGAGGTGGGCGACGACGGCACCGAGTCGATCCGGCTCGACTACAAGCCGGTCGTGACCACCCGCTACCAGCCGATGGAGCGGAAGTACTGA
- a CDS encoding succinate dehydrogenase iron-sulfur subunit, with product MSTATLDKNDSAGPVDSAENSASHLITVTLRIRRFNPEVAEESQWQDFTLEIDPKERVLDALHQIKWEMDGTLTFRRSCAHGICGSDAMRINGRNRLACKTLLKDIGPEKPITVEPIKGLTVLKDLVVDMDPFFQAYRDVMPFLVTTGNEPTRERYQSAADRERFDDTTKCILCAACTSSCPVFWNDGQYFGPAAIVNAHRFIFDSRDEAGEQRLEILNDKDGVWRCRTTFNCTDACPRGIEVTKAIQEVKRALITRRF from the coding sequence GTGAGCACCGCGACTCTCGACAAGAACGACTCCGCCGGTCCCGTCGACTCGGCGGAGAACAGCGCCTCGCACCTGATCACCGTCACCCTGCGCATCCGCCGGTTCAACCCGGAGGTCGCCGAGGAGTCGCAGTGGCAGGACTTCACGCTGGAGATCGACCCGAAGGAGCGCGTCCTGGACGCGCTGCACCAGATCAAGTGGGAGATGGACGGGACGCTCACGTTCCGCCGCTCCTGCGCGCACGGCATCTGCGGCTCGGACGCGATGCGGATCAACGGGCGCAACCGGCTGGCGTGCAAGACGCTGCTGAAGGACATCGGCCCGGAGAAGCCGATCACCGTCGAGCCGATCAAGGGGCTCACGGTCCTCAAGGACCTGGTGGTCGACATGGACCCGTTCTTCCAGGCGTACCGGGACGTCATGCCGTTCCTGGTCACGACCGGGAACGAGCCGACCCGCGAGCGCTACCAGTCGGCGGCGGACCGCGAGCGGTTCGACGACACCACCAAGTGCATCCTGTGCGCGGCGTGCACCTCCTCGTGCCCGGTGTTCTGGAACGACGGGCAGTACTTCGGCCCGGCGGCGATCGTCAACGCGCACCGCTTCATCTTCGACTCGCGCGACGAGGCCGGTGAGCAGCGGCTGGAGATCCTGAACGACAAGGACGGGGTGTGGCGCTGCCGCACCACGTTCAACTGCACGGACGCGTGCCCGCGCGGCATCGAGGTCACCAAGGCCATCCAGGAGGTCAAGCGCGCCCTGATCACCCGGCGCTTCTGA